In Helicobacter pylori, a single genomic region encodes these proteins:
- a CDS encoding outer membrane protein yields MKKKFLSLTLGSLLVSALSAEDNGFFVSAGYQIGESAQMVKNTKGIQDLSDSYERLNNLLTNYSVLNTLIRQSADPNAINNARGNLNASAKNLINDKKNSPAYQAVLLALNAAAGLWQVMSYAISVCGPGSDKNKNGGVQTFENVPSNGGTTITCDSFYEPGPWSGISTENYAKINRAYQIIQKAFGASGQDIPALSDTKELNFEIKGKKNDSVQPGEKWKFPWTNGKFVSVKWVNGEYKETKEDIKVSNNAQELLQQASIILTTLNEACPWLSNGGGYWKDIKGDGTACGSFKNEISAIQDMIKNAAIAVEQSKIVAANAQNQRNLDTGKTFNPYKDANFAQSMFANARAQAEILNRAQQVVKDFERIPAEFVKDSLGVCHEKGSDGNLRGTPSGTVTSNTWGAGCAYVGETLTSLKDSIAHFGDQAEQIHNAQNLAYTLANFSGQYKKLGEHYDSITAALSNLPDAQSLQNVVSKKTNPNSPQGIQDNYYIDSNIHSQVQSRSQELGSNPFRRAGLIAASTTNNGAMNGIGFQVGYKQFFGKNKRWGARYYGFVDYNHTYNKSQFFNSDSDVWTYGVGSDLLVNFINDKATKHNKISFGAFGGIQLAGTSWLNSQYVNLANVNNYYKAKINTSNFQFLFNLGLRTNLARNKRRGAEHSAQHGMELGVKIPTINTNYYSLLGTTLQYRRLYSVYLNYVFAY; encoded by the coding sequence ATGAAGAAAAAATTTCTGTCATTAACCTTAGGTTCGCTTTTAGTTTCCGCTTTAAGCGCTGAAGACAACGGCTTTTTTGTGAGCGCCGGCTATCAAATCGGTGAATCCGCTCAAATGGTGAAAAACACCAAAGGCATTCAAGATCTCTCAGACAGCTATGAAAGATTGAACAATCTTTTAACGAATTATAGCGTCCTAAACACTCTTATTAGGCAGTCCGCCGACCCCAACGCTATCAATAACGCAAGGGGCAATTTGAACGCGAGCGCGAAGAATTTAATCAATGATAAAAAGAATTCCCCGGCGTATCAAGCGGTGCTTTTAGCCTTGAATGCGGCAGCGGGGTTGTGGCAAGTCATGAGCTATGCGATCAGCGTTTGTGGCCCTGGCTCTGACAAAAATAAAAATGGGGGCGTCCAAACCTTTGAAAATGTGCCGTCAAATGGGGGGACTACCATTACTTGCGATTCATTTTATGAACCAGGACCATGGAGCGGTATATCCACTGAAAATTACGCGAAAATCAATAGAGCTTATCAAATCATCCAAAAGGCTTTTGGAGCAAGCGGGCAAGATATTCCTGCTTTAAGCGACACTAAAGAACTTAATTTTGAAATTAAAGGGAAGAAAAACGATAGCGTCCAGCCAGGAGAAAAATGGAAATTCCCATGGACTAATGGAAAATTTGTTTCGGTCAAGTGGGTGAATGGGGAGTATAAAGAAACTAAAGAAGACATCAAAGTGTCCAACAACGCTCAAGAGCTTTTACAACAAGCGAGCATTATTTTAACCACTCTTAATGAAGCATGCCCATGGTTGAGTAATGGCGGTGGCTATTGGAAAGATATAAAAGGCGATGGGACGGCGTGCGGGAGTTTTAAAAATGAAATCAGCGCGATTCAAGACATGATCAAAAACGCTGCAATAGCCGTAGAGCAATCCAAAATCGTTGCCGCCAACGCGCAAAACCAGCGCAACCTAGATACAGGGAAGACATTCAACCCCTATAAAGACGCCAACTTCGCCCAAAGCATGTTCGCTAACGCTAGAGCGCAAGCGGAGATTTTAAACCGCGCCCAACAAGTGGTGAAAGACTTTGAAAGAATCCCTGCAGAGTTCGTAAAAGACTCTTTAGGGGTGTGCCATGAAAAGGGTAGCGACGGCAATCTCCGTGGCACGCCATCCGGCACGGTTACTTCTAACACTTGGGGGGCAGGCTGTGCGTATGTGGGAGAGACCTTAACGAGTCTAAAAGACAGCATCGCTCATTTTGGCGACCAAGCCGAGCAAATCCATAACGCGCAAAACCTCGCCTACACTTTAGCGAATTTCAGCGGCCAATACAAAAAGCTAGGCGAACACTATGACAGCATCACAGCAGCGCTCTCTAACTTGCCTGACGCTCAGTCTTTACAAAATGTGGTGAGCAAAAAGACTAACCCTAACAGCCCACAAGGCATACAGGATAACTACTACATTGACTCCAATATCCATTCTCAAGTGCAATCCAGGAGCCAAGAACTCGGCAGTAACCCTTTCAGACGCGCCGGTTTAATCGCCGCTTCTACCACCAATAACGGCGCGATGAATGGGATCGGCTTTCAAGTGGGCTATAAGCAATTCTTTGGGAAAAACAAACGATGGGGCGCAAGATACTACGGCTTTGTGGATTACAACCACACCTATAATAAATCCCAATTTTTCAACTCCGATTCTGATGTTTGGACTTATGGCGTGGGGAGCGATTTGTTAGTGAATTTCATCAACGATAAAGCCACTAAACACAATAAAATTTCTTTTGGTGCGTTTGGCGGTATCCAACTAGCAGGGACTTCATGGCTTAATTCTCAGTATGTGAATTTAGCGAATGTGAACAATTACTATAAAGCTAAAATCAACACCTCTAACTTCCAATTCTTATTCAATCTGGGCTTAAGGACCAATCTCGCCAGAAATAAGAGAAGAGGTGCTGAACATAGCGCGCAACATGGCATGGAGTTAGGCGTGAAGATCCCCACGATCAACACGAATTACTATTCTTTGCTAGGCACTACCTTGCAATACAGAAGGCTTTATAGCGTGTATCTCAACTATGTGTTTGCTTACTAA
- the eptA gene encoding phosphoethanolamine--lipid A transferase EptA, whose translation MASLFHLKFLKPLSCLQAGLLYSLIFGVLYHFPLFAYVYKESNQVSFIAMMVVVLFCVNGALFLALGLISASLMRWSAIVFSWLNSVAFYFISAYKVFLNKSMMGNVLNTNTHEVLGFLSVKLFVFIVVFGVLPGYIIYKIPIKNSSKKAPFLAILALVFIFIASALANAKNWLWFDKHAKFIGGLILPFAYSVNAFRVSALKFFAPTIKPLPLFSPNHSNSFVVLVIGESARKHNYALYGYQKPTTPRLSKRLENHELTLFNATSCATYTTASLECILDSSFKNNAYENLPTYLTKAGIKVFWYSANDGEKNVKVTSYLKNYELIQKCPNCEAIAPYDESLLYNLPDLLKEHSNENVLLILHLAGSHGPNYDNKVPLNFRVFKPYCSSADLSSCSKESLINAYDNTIFYNDYLLDKIISMLKKAKQPALMIYLSDHGESLGEEAFYLHGIPKSIAPKEQYEIPFIVYANDLFKKEHSIIQTQTPINQNVIFHSVLGVFLDFKNPSVVYHPPLDLLKHKKE comes from the coding sequence TTGGCATCATTATTCCATCTGAAGTTTTTAAAACCCCTAAGTTGTCTGCAAGCCGGTTTGCTTTATAGCCTTATTTTTGGCGTTTTATACCATTTCCCTTTGTTCGCTTATGTTTATAAAGAAAGCAACCAAGTTAGTTTTATCGCCATGATGGTTGTGGTGCTTTTTTGCGTGAATGGCGCTCTTTTTTTGGCGTTAGGCTTGATCTCTGCTTCTTTGATGCGTTGGAGCGCAATAGTTTTTAGTTGGCTCAATTCTGTCGCTTTCTATTTCATTAGCGCTTATAAGGTGTTTTTAAATAAGAGCATGATGGGGAATGTCTTAAACACCAATACGCATGAAGTTTTAGGCTTTTTGAGCGTTAAATTATTCGTTTTTATCGTTGTTTTTGGGGTGTTACCCGGCTATATCATTTATAAAATCCCCATCAAAAATTCTTCTAAAAAAGCGCCCTTTTTAGCGATCTTGGCGTTAGTGTTTATTTTTATCGCTAGCGCTTTAGCTAACGCTAAAAATTGGCTGTGGTTTGACAAGCATGCGAAATTCATAGGGGGCTTAATTTTGCCCTTCGCTTATAGCGTGAACGCTTTTAGAGTGAGCGCTCTTAAATTTTTCGCCCCCACTATCAAGCCGCTCCCTCTCTTTTCGCCCAATCATTCCAATTCGTTTGTGGTGCTAGTCATTGGCGAAAGCGCTAGGAAGCATAATTACGCCCTTTATGGCTATCAAAAACCCACCACCCCAAGATTAAGCAAACGCTTAGAAAATCACGAACTCACCCTTTTTAACGCCACTTCTTGCGCCACTTACACGACAGCGAGTTTGGAATGCATTTTAGATTCTTCTTTTAAAAACAACGCCTATGAAAATTTGCCCACTTACTTGACTAAAGCCGGTATTAAAGTCTTTTGGTATAGCGCGAATGACGGCGAAAAGAATGTTAAGGTTACAAGCTATCTTAAAAACTATGAATTGATTCAAAAATGCCCCAATTGTGAAGCGATCGCTCCTTATGATGAATCCTTACTCTATAATTTGCCTGACCTTTTAAAAGAACACTCTAATGAAAATGTCTTGCTCATCTTACACCTTGCCGGCTCGCATGGCCCCAACTATGACAACAAAGTGCCTTTAAATTTTAGGGTGTTTAAGCCTTATTGCTCAAGCGCTGATCTGTCTTCTTGCTCCAAAGAAAGCCTGATTAACGCCTATGACAACACCATTTTTTATAACGACTATCTGTTAGACAAAATCATTAGCATGCTCAAAAAAGCCAAGCAACCCGCCTTAATGATCTATTTAAGCGATCATGGCGAAAGTTTGGGCGAAGAAGCGTTCTATTTGCATGGCATTCCTAAAAGCATCGCCCCCAAAGAGCAATACGAGATCCCCTTTATCGTTTATGCCAACGATCTTTTTAAAAAGGAGCATTCCATTATCCAAACCCAAACCCCCATTAATCAAAACGTGATTTTCCATAGCGTTTTAGGGGTGTTTTTGGATTTTAAAAACCCAAGCGTTGTTTATCACCCTCCTTTAGATCTGCTTAAACACAAAAAAGAGTGA
- a CDS encoding citrate synthase, whose amino-acid sequence MSVTLINNENNERYEFETIECTRGPKAVDFSKLFETTGFFSYDPGYSSTAGCQSKISYINGKKGELYYRGHRIEDLVAKYKYVDVCRLLLTGELPKNQDESLEFELELRHRSFVHESLLNMFSAFPSNAHPMAKLSSGVSILSTLYSTHQNMHTEEDYQTMARRIVAKIPTLAAICYRNEVGAPIIYPDIARSYVENILFMLRGYPYSRLKHTTQGEVEITPLEVEAFDKILTLHADHGQNASSTTVRNVASTGVHPYAAISAGISALWGHLHGGANEKVLIQLEEIGDVKNVDKYIARVKDKNDNFKLMGFGHRVYKSYDPRAKILKGLKDELHQKGVKMDERLSEIAAKVEEIALKDEYFIERNLYPNVDFYSGTILRALKIPVRFFTPVFVIGRTVGWCAQLLEHVKSPQARITRPRQVYVGD is encoded by the coding sequence ATGTCTGTTACTTTAATCAATAATGAAAATAATGAACGCTATGAATTTGAAACGATTGAATGCACTCGTGGGCCTAAAGCGGTGGATTTTTCCAAGCTTTTTGAAACGACCGGGTTTTTTTCTTACGATCCAGGGTATTCTTCTACCGCCGGGTGCCAATCTAAGATCAGCTATATCAATGGCAAAAAAGGCGAATTGTATTACAGAGGGCATAGAATAGAAGATCTAGTCGCCAAATACAAATATGTAGATGTGTGCAGGCTATTACTCACAGGGGAATTACCCAAAAATCAAGATGAAAGCTTGGAATTTGAACTGGAATTACGCCACAGAAGCTTTGTGCATGAGAGCTTATTGAACATGTTTTCAGCTTTCCCTAGTAACGCCCACCCTATGGCGAAACTCTCTAGCGGTGTGTCTATTTTATCCACCCTTTATTCCACGCACCAAAACATGCACACTGAAGAAGATTACCAGACTATGGCCAGAAGGATTGTCGCTAAAATCCCCACGCTTGCGGCTATTTGCTATCGTAATGAAGTGGGAGCGCCCATTATTTATCCGGATATCGCGCGCTCTTATGTGGAAAATATCCTTTTCATGCTGAGAGGGTATCCTTATAGCCGCTTAAAACACACCACTCAAGGCGAAGTAGAAATCACGCCCCTAGAAGTGGAAGCCTTTGATAAAATCCTAACCTTGCACGCTGACCATGGGCAAAACGCCTCTTCTACCACGGTAAGGAATGTCGCTAGCACCGGCGTGCATCCTTATGCAGCCATTAGCGCGGGCATTAGCGCTTTATGGGGGCATTTGCATGGCGGAGCGAATGAAAAAGTGCTTATCCAATTAGAAGAAATCGGCGATGTGAAAAATGTGGATAAATACATCGCACGAGTGAAAGACAAAAACGACAATTTCAAACTCATGGGCTTTGGGCATAGGGTGTATAAAAGCTACGATCCGCGCGCTAAAATCTTAAAAGGCTTGAAAGACGAACTGCACCAAAAAGGCGTTAAAATGGACGAACGCTTGAGCGAAATCGCCGCGAAAGTGGAAGAAATCGCGCTAAAAGATGAGTATTTCATTGAAAGGAATCTCTACCCTAATGTGGATTTCTACTCCGGCACGATTTTAAGGGCTTTAAAAATCCCGGTGCGTTTTTTTACGCCGGTGTTTGTCATTGGCAGAACCGTGGGCTGGTGCGCTCAACTTTTAGAGCATGTCAAAAGCCCGCAAGCTAGGATCACGCGCCCAAGACAAGTTTATGTCGGGGATTAA
- the lpxE gene encoding lipid A 1-phosphatase LpxE, translated as MKKFLFKQKFCESLPKSFSKTLLALSLGLILLGVFAPLPKVPKQPSVPLVFHLTEHYARFIPTILSVAIPLIQRDAIGLFQVANASIATTLLTHTTKRALNHITINDQRLGERPYGGNFNMPSGHSSMVGLAVAFLMRRYSVKKYLWLLPLIPLTMLARIYLDMHTIGAVLAGLGTGMLCVGLFTSPKKS; from the coding sequence ATGAAAAAATTCTTATTTAAACAAAAATTTTGTGAAAGCCTGCCGAAAAGCTTTTCTAAAACTTTGTTAGCGCTCAGTTTGGGCTTGATTTTACTGGGTGTTTTTGCACCCCTCCCTAAAGTCCCTAAACAGCCTAGCGTGCCTTTAGTGTTTCATCTCACCGAGCATTACGCGCGCTTTATCCCTACGATTTTATCTGTGGCGATTCCCTTAATCCAAAGAGATGCGATAGGGCTTTTTCAAGTCGCTAACGCTTCTATCGCTACAACCCTTCTCACGCACACCACCAAAAGAGCCTTAAACCATATAACAATCAACGATCAGCGTTTGGGCGAGCGCCCTTATGGGGGTAATTTCAACATGCCAAGCGGGCATTCGTCTATGGTGGGTTTGGCGGTGGCGTTTTTAATGCGCCGTTATTCTGTTAAAAAATACTTGTGGCTCTTACCCCTAATCCCTTTAACCATGCTCGCTCGCATTTATTTAGACATGCACACCATTGGCGCGGTGTTGGCCGGGCTTGGCACTGGAATGTTATGCGTGGGTCTTTTTACAAGCCCCAAAAAGTCTTAA
- the icd gene encoding isocitrate dehydrogenase (NADP(+)), protein MAYNPKILQKPKEGEEITIKDNKLHVPNYPIIPFIEGDGIGSDITPAMIKVVDSAVQKAYKGEKKIAWYEVFVGEKCYQKFKDHKELSPEEQWLLPDTIEAINHYKVSIKGPLTTPIGEGFRSLNVALRQKMDLYVCLRPVRWYGSPSPVKEPQKVDMVIFRENSEDIYAGIEWQEGSAEAKKLIHFLQNELKVKKIRFPESSGIGIKPISKEGTERLVKKAIEYAIDNDKPSVTFVHKGNIMKYTEGAFMKWGYALAQKEFNAQVIDKGPWCSLKNPKTGKEIIIKDMIADAFLQQILLRPSEYSVIATMNLNGDYISDALAAMVGGIGIAPGANLNDTVGMFEATHGTAPKYAGLDKVNPGSIILSAEMMLRHMGWVEAADLIVSAMEKAIKSKKVTYDFARLMDGAKEVKCSEFASVMIENM, encoded by the coding sequence ATGGCTTACAACCCTAAAATTTTACAAAAGCCTAAAGAGGGCGAAGAAATTACGATTAAAGACAACAAATTGCATGTGCCAAATTACCCCATTATCCCTTTCATTGAGGGCGATGGCATTGGATCAGATATTACCCCTGCGATGATTAAAGTCGTGGATAGTGCGGTTCAAAAAGCGTATAAAGGCGAGAAAAAAATCGCATGGTATGAGGTGTTTGTGGGCGAAAAATGCTATCAAAAATTTAAAGATCACAAAGAATTAAGCCCCGAAGAGCAATGGCTCTTACCGGACACTATTGAAGCGATTAACCACTATAAAGTCTCTATTAAAGGGCCTTTGACCACGCCGATTGGTGAGGGGTTTAGATCTTTGAACGTGGCGTTACGCCAAAAAATGGATCTGTATGTGTGCTTGAGACCGGTAAGGTGGTATGGGAGTCCAAGCCCAGTGAAAGAACCACAAAAAGTGGATATGGTGATTTTTAGAGAAAATTCTGAAGACATTTATGCGGGCATTGAATGGCAAGAAGGCAGTGCGGAAGCGAAAAAACTCATCCATTTTTTACAAAATGAACTAAAGGTTAAAAAAATCCGCTTCCCTGAAAGCAGCGGCATAGGGATAAAACCCATTAGTAAGGAAGGCACAGAGAGGTTGGTGAAAAAAGCGATTGAATACGCTATTGATAACGACAAGCCAAGCGTAACTTTTGTGCATAAAGGTAACATCATGAAATACACTGAGGGGGCGTTCATGAAGTGGGGCTATGCGCTCGCTCAAAAAGAATTTAACGCTCAAGTCATTGATAAAGGCCCATGGTGTTCTTTGAAAAACCCTAAAACCGGTAAAGAAATCATCATTAAAGACATGATCGCTGACGCATTCTTGCAACAAATCTTATTACGCCCTAGCGAATACAGCGTCATTGCGACCATGAATTTGAACGGGGATTATATCTCTGATGCGTTAGCGGCGATGGTGGGGGGCATTGGTATCGCTCCTGGGGCTAATCTCAATGACACAGTGGGCATGTTTGAAGCCACCCATGGCACCGCTCCTAAATACGCTGGGCTAGATAAAGTCAATCCGGGGTCTATTATTTTGAGCGCGGAAATGATGTTAAGGCATATGGGCTGGGTGGAAGCGGCTGATTTGATCGTCTCTGCGATGGAAAAAGCGATTAAGAGCAAGAAAGTTACTTATGATTTCGCTCGTTTGATGGATGGGGCTAAAGAAGTGAAATGCTCTGAATTCGCTAGCGTGATGATTGAAAACATGTGA
- a CDS encoding DUF1523 family protein produces MKLIKFVRNVVLFILTAIFLVLMLLVSYCMPHYSAAVISGVEVKRMNENENTPNNKEVKTLARDVYFVQTYDPKDQKSVTVYRNEDTRFGFPFYFKFNSADISALAQSLVNQQVEVQYYGWRINLFNMFPNVIFLKPLKESTDISKPIFSWILYALLLGGFFISVRSVCTLFKSKAH; encoded by the coding sequence ATGAAGTTGATAAAATTTGTGCGTAATGTGGTTTTATTCATTCTAACGGCGATCTTTTTAGTGCTCATGCTTTTAGTGAGCTATTGCATGCCCCATTATAGCGCGGCTGTCATTAGCGGGGTGGAAGTCAAAAGAATGAATGAAAATGAAAACACGCCCAATAATAAGGAAGTAAAAACCCTTGCTAGAGATGTCTATTTTGTGCAAACTTACGACCCTAAGGATCAAAAAAGCGTAACCGTCTATCGTAACGAAGACACGCGCTTTGGCTTCCCTTTTTATTTTAAGTTTAATTCGGCTGATATTTCAGCTCTCGCTCAAAGTTTAGTCAACCAGCAAGTGGAAGTGCAATACTATGGCTGGCGGATCAATTTGTTTAACATGTTCCCTAATGTGATTTTTCTAAAGCCCTTAAAAGAGAGCACTGACATTTCAAAACCCATTTTTAGCTGGATTTTATACGCTTTGCTGTTAGGGGGCTTTTTTATCAGCGTGCGTTCTGTTTGCACTTTATTTAAGAGCAAAGCTCATTAA
- the bioD gene encoding dethiobiotin synthase translates to MLFISATNTNAGKTTCARLLAQYCNACGVKTILLKPIETGVNDAINHSSDAHLFLQDNRLLDRSLTLKDISFYRYHKASAPLIAQQEEDPNAPIDIDHLIQRLHNFTKTYDLVIVEGAGGLCVPITLEENMLDLALKLKAKMLLISHDNLGLINDCLLNDFLLKSHQLDYKIAINLRENNTAFYSISLPYIELFNERSNNPIVIFQQSLKELMSFALK, encoded by the coding sequence ATGCTCTTTATCAGTGCGACTAACACCAATGCCGGAAAAACCACATGCGCTAGGCTATTAGCCCAATATTGCAACGCTTGTGGCGTTAAAACGATCTTGTTAAAACCCATTGAAACGGGCGTTAATGACGCCATTAACCACTCTAGCGATGCGCATTTGTTCTTGCAAGATAACCGCCTTTTGGATCGCTCTTTAACCTTAAAAGACATTTCATTCTATCGTTATCATAAAGCCTCAGCCCCTCTCATCGCCCAACAAGAAGAAGATCCAAACGCCCCCATTGATATAGATCATTTAATCCAACGCCTCCACAATTTCACCAAAACTTACGATTTAGTCATCGTTGAAGGGGCTGGGGGGCTATGCGTGCCTATCACTTTAGAAGAAAACATGCTGGATTTGGCTCTGAAATTAAAAGCCAAAATGCTTTTGATTAGCCATGACAATTTGGGCTTAATCAATGATTGTTTGCTGAATGACTTTTTATTGAAATCCCACCAATTAGATTATAAAATCGCTATCAATTTGAGAGAAAACAACACCGCTTTTTACAGCATCAGTTTGCCCTATATTGAGCTTTTTAACGAACGCTCCAATAACCCCATTGTGATTTTCCAACAAAGCCTAAAAGAATTAATGAGCTTTGCTCTTAAATAA
- the nspC gene encoding carboxynorspermidine decarboxylase, with the protein MKKYSAIPTPCYVLESERLEKNAKILEIVRQQSGAKVLLALKGYAFWREFGILRQKLNGCCASGLYEAKLAFEEFGGRESHKEICVYSPAFKEAEMSAILPLATSIIFNSFYQYATYKDRILDKNKQLENLGLSPIKMGLRINPLYSEVTPAIYNPCSKVSRLGITPSGFEKGVKEHGLEGVSGLHFHTHCEQNADALCRTLEHVERHFKPYLENMAWVNFGGGHHITKSDYDVNLLIQTIKDFKERYHNIEVILEPGEAIGWQCGFLIASVIDIVQNDQEIAILDASFSAHMPDCLEMPYRPSIFKISVENDEELVEVEKGENQGAFSYFLGGPTCLAGDFMGSFSFETPLKRGDKIVFQDMLHYTIVKNNSFNGVPLPSLAKIDSQGFKILKNFSYEDYKNRN; encoded by the coding sequence ATGAAAAAATACAGCGCTATCCCCACCCCTTGCTATGTGTTAGAGAGCGAACGCTTAGAAAAAAACGCCAAGATTTTAGAAATCGTGCGCCAACAAAGTGGGGCAAAGGTTTTGCTCGCTTTAAAGGGGTATGCGTTTTGGCGTGAGTTTGGGATTTTGAGGCAAAAATTGAACGGGTGTTGCGCGAGCGGTCTTTATGAGGCTAAGCTCGCTTTTGAAGAATTTGGGGGGCGAGAGAGCCACAAAGAAATTTGCGTTTATAGCCCGGCTTTCAAAGAGGCTGAAATGAGCGCGATTTTACCCCTAGCGACAAGCATTATTTTCAACTCTTTTTACCAATACGCCACCTATAAAGACAGGATTTTAGATAAAAACAAGCAATTAGAAAACTTGGGCTTAAGCCCCATTAAAATGGGTTTGAGAATCAACCCTCTTTATAGTGAAGTAACCCCAGCGATCTATAACCCATGCTCTAAAGTGAGCCGGTTAGGGATTACGCCTAGCGGATTTGAAAAGGGGGTGAAAGAGCATGGCTTAGAGGGGGTGAGCGGGTTGCATTTCCATACGCATTGCGAGCAAAACGCTGACGCTTTGTGCCGGACTTTAGAGCATGTAGAAAGGCATTTCAAGCCCTATTTAGAAAACATGGCGTGGGTGAATTTTGGTGGGGGGCATCATATCACTAAGAGCGATTATGATGTGAATTTGCTCATCCAAACGATTAAGGATTTTAAAGAGCGTTATCATAATATAGAGGTGATTTTAGAGCCTGGGGAAGCCATAGGGTGGCAATGCGGGTTTTTAATCGCAAGCGTGATAGACATCGTTCAAAACGATCAAGAAATTGCGATTTTAGACGCTTCTTTTAGCGCTCACATGCCCGATTGTTTAGAAATGCCTTATCGCCCTAGCATTTTTAAAATCTCTGTAGAAAATGATGAAGAGCTTGTTGAAGTTGAAAAGGGCGAAAATCAAGGGGCGTTTTCTTATTTTTTAGGCGGCCCTACTTGTTTAGCGGGGGATTTTATGGGGAGCTTTAGCTTTGAAACGCCTTTAAAAAGGGGCGATAAAATCGTGTTTCAAGACATGCTCCATTATACGATCGTGAAAAACAACTCGTTTAATGGCGTGCCACTGCCAAGCCTGGCTAAAATAGACTCGCAAGGTTTTAAGATCCTTAAAAATTTTTCTTATGAAGATTATAAAAACAGGAATTAA
- a CDS encoding universal stress protein, which translates to MNILFGISDTQECYNAIKFAVKLAHSLKEVRFTLLHVSMEVFIYSESGMMDYGQTEALEEEKAKALLKQFEDAFKKENIECESVLKSGDLIDVVLEMAKDYDLLLIGASESNLLYRLFISHQNSLVEQSSIPVVIAK; encoded by the coding sequence ATGAATATTTTATTTGGGATTAGCGACACGCAAGAATGTTATAACGCTATTAAATTCGCTGTCAAATTAGCCCATTCGCTTAAAGAGGTCCGTTTCACCTTGTTGCATGTGAGCATGGAAGTGTTTATTTACAGCGAAAGCGGGATGATGGATTATGGCCAAACAGAAGCCTTAGAAGAAGAAAAAGCTAAGGCTTTGTTAAAGCAATTTGAAGACGCTTTCAAAAAAGAGAATATAGAGTGCGAGAGCGTTCTAAAAAGCGGCGATTTGATTGATGTGGTTTTAGAAATGGCGAAGGATTATGATTTGTTATTGATTGGGGCGAGCGAATCTAATTTGTTGTATCGTTTGTTCATTTCGCACCAAAATAGCCTTGTTGAACAATCCAGTATCCCTGTTGTGATCGCCAAGTAG
- a CDS encoding ATP-dependent Clp protease adaptor ClpS gives MKMYNIPTPTMAQVIMVDDPITTAEFVISALRDFFDKSLEEAQALTSSIHRDGEGVCGVYPYDIARHRAAWVRDKARELDLPLKLLVEEIR, from the coding sequence ATGAAAATGTATAACATACCCACCCCCACCATGGCGCAAGTGATCATGGTTGATGACCCCATTACGACAGCGGAATTTGTCATCTCTGCTTTGAGGGATTTTTTTGACAAGTCTTTAGAAGAGGCTCAAGCTCTCACATCAAGCATCCATCGTGATGGCGAGGGGGTTTGTGGCGTCTATCCTTATGATATTGCCAGGCATAGGGCAGCATGGGTTAGGGATAAAGCCAGAGAGCTGGATCTCCCCTTAAAATTATTGGTAGAAGAGATAAGATAA